A single window of Mycolicibacterium madagascariense DNA harbors:
- a CDS encoding ATP-dependent DNA ligase — protein MDRCGRVKLTNPDKVLYPATGTTKAEVFEYYVAIADAMVPHIAGRPVTRKRWPNGVGQPDFFEKQLASSAPQWLDRASIVHGSGTTTYPIVDTREGLAWIAQQASLEVHVPQWRFVEGEQGPATRIVFDLDPGEGVTFRQLREVAHEVRGFIGDIGLTTYPLTSGSKGLHLYVPLADPISSQGASVLAKRIAQQLEKSMPKQVTATMTKSLRDGKVFVDWSQNSAAKTTIAPYSMRGRDEPTVAAPRTWEEIEDPELRHLRFDEVFERVERDGDLLAGLDETVVLPDRLTTYRSMRDAGKTPEPVPQKAPAVGNDDTFVIQEHHARRLHYDFRLERNGVLVSWAVPKNLPETTSVNHLAVHTEDHPLEYATFEGSIPKGEYGGGEVIVWDSGTYETEKFNDHPPDGEPKGGEVIVTLHGAKVSGRYALIQTDGKNWLAHRMKEQPVRTAADVAPMLATHGSVAKLTAGQWAFEGKWDGYRLLVDAYHGTLTLRSRSGRDATGDFPQLQSLAADLADHHVILDGEVVALDAEGVPNFGLMQNRAAGANVEFWAFDVLSLDGRSLVRAKYSDRRRVLEMLAADGALIVPDQLPGDGSQALAQARKRRWEGVVAKKRDSTYQPGRRSASWLKDKLWLTQEVVIGGWRAGEGGRSSGIGALLVGVPDGDGLVFAGRVGTGFSDKDLAKLKQTLQPLHTDQSPFTARLSGPDAKGVTFVRPELVGEVRYSERTSEGRLRQPSWRGMRPDKSPADVVWE, from the coding sequence GTGGATCGCTGCGGTCGCGTCAAGCTGACCAACCCCGACAAGGTGCTCTACCCCGCCACGGGCACCACCAAGGCCGAGGTGTTCGAGTACTACGTGGCGATCGCCGACGCCATGGTCCCGCACATCGCCGGGCGGCCGGTGACCCGCAAGCGGTGGCCCAACGGCGTCGGTCAGCCCGACTTCTTCGAGAAGCAGTTGGCGTCGTCGGCGCCGCAATGGTTGGACCGCGCGTCGATCGTCCACGGTTCGGGGACCACCACCTACCCCATCGTCGACACCCGCGAGGGGTTGGCGTGGATCGCGCAGCAGGCGTCGCTGGAAGTGCACGTGCCGCAGTGGCGTTTCGTGGAGGGGGAGCAGGGACCCGCCACGCGCATCGTGTTCGACCTCGACCCCGGTGAGGGCGTGACGTTCCGTCAGCTACGCGAGGTGGCGCACGAGGTCCGCGGGTTCATCGGCGACATCGGGCTGACGACCTACCCGCTCACCAGTGGCAGCAAGGGTCTTCACCTCTACGTCCCGCTGGCCGACCCCATCAGCTCGCAGGGCGCCTCGGTGCTGGCCAAGAGGATCGCCCAGCAGCTGGAGAAGTCGATGCCCAAGCAGGTCACCGCGACGATGACCAAGAGCCTGCGCGACGGCAAGGTGTTCGTCGACTGGAGCCAGAACAGCGCGGCCAAGACCACGATCGCGCCCTACTCGATGCGGGGCCGCGACGAGCCGACCGTGGCCGCGCCGCGTACCTGGGAGGAGATCGAGGATCCGGAGCTGCGGCACCTGCGCTTCGACGAGGTGTTCGAACGCGTCGAACGCGACGGCGATCTGCTGGCCGGTCTCGACGAAACCGTCGTCCTCCCAGACAGATTGACGACCTACCGGAGCATGCGCGATGCGGGCAAGACACCGGAGCCCGTTCCGCAGAAGGCGCCGGCCGTCGGGAACGACGACACCTTCGTCATCCAAGAGCATCACGCGCGGCGGCTGCACTACGACTTCCGGTTGGAGCGCAACGGCGTGCTGGTGTCGTGGGCCGTGCCGAAGAACCTGCCCGAGACCACCTCGGTGAACCACCTCGCCGTGCACACCGAGGACCACCCCCTGGAGTACGCAACCTTCGAGGGCTCGATTCCGAAGGGGGAGTACGGCGGTGGCGAGGTCATCGTGTGGGACTCGGGCACGTATGAGACCGAGAAGTTCAACGACCATCCACCCGACGGCGAGCCGAAGGGCGGCGAGGTCATCGTCACGCTGCACGGCGCGAAGGTCTCCGGGCGCTACGCCCTGATCCAGACCGACGGCAAGAACTGGCTGGCGCACCGGATGAAGGAGCAGCCGGTGCGGACCGCCGCCGACGTCGCGCCGATGCTCGCGACCCACGGTTCGGTGGCGAAACTCACGGCGGGGCAATGGGCGTTCGAGGGCAAGTGGGACGGGTACCGGTTGCTGGTCGACGCCTACCACGGCACGCTGACGCTGCGCTCGCGCAGCGGTCGGGACGCCACCGGTGACTTCCCCCAATTGCAGTCGCTCGCAGCCGATCTCGCCGATCACCATGTCATCCTCGATGGCGAGGTCGTGGCGCTCGACGCCGAGGGGGTGCCCAACTTCGGGTTGATGCAGAACCGTGCGGCCGGGGCGAACGTCGAGTTCTGGGCGTTCGACGTGCTGTCGCTGGATGGTCGATCGCTGGTGCGCGCCAAGTACTCCGACCGTCGCCGGGTGCTCGAGATGCTGGCCGCCGACGGTGCGCTCATCGTCCCCGACCAGCTGCCCGGCGACGGATCGCAGGCGTTGGCGCAGGCGCGGAAACGGCGGTGGGAGGGGGTCGTCGCCAAGAAACGCGACTCGACCTACCAGCCGGGCCGACGGTCCGCGTCGTGGCTGAAGGACAAGCTGTGGCTGACGCAGGAGGTCGTGATCGGCGGATGGCGGGCCGGTGAGGGCGGCCGCTCCAGCGGGATCGGCGCGCTGCTCGTCGGGGTGCCCGACGGCGACGGGCTGGTGTTCGCCGGCCGGGTCGGGACGGGCTTCTCCGACAAGGATCTGGCGAAGCTGAAGCAGACCCTTCAACCCCTGCACACCGACCAATCTCCGTTCACCGCAAGGCTTTCCGGACCGGACGCGAAGGGCGTGACGTTCGTGCGGCCGGAGCTGGTGGGCGAGGTCCGCTACAGCGAGCGCACGTCCGAGGGCCGGCTCAGGCAGCCCAGCTGGCGCGGCATGCGGCCGGACAAGAGCCCGGCCGACGTGGTGTGGGAGTAG
- a CDS encoding DUF4032 domain-containing protein, which translates to MRPPELRLRAPTPGLLGLPWDRPLSEWVVPEVPLRDIAVGASRHLVKFVDADGLLWAVKDMPPRIAAKEYDVLRRLEEMGLPAVHPAGLVLQPEFETAILVTRYLEGSWQYRRLFMRLPPDQPRHRARLLDAMAGLLVELHRHGVFWGDCSLANTLFSRDGQLLQAWLVDAETSEIHPTLSRGQRRHDLEIMVENVAEGLVDLAERLGLPEEMHQTLIAEAEQVQARYETLWELLHAEPVFGFNDRYRVEGTIRRLNELGFAVDELALRPDAADPSRMRVRVAVGDRRYHAQHLRDLTGLDVGEGQAAILLGDLHAYQAQLCLEAGHDVDESTAARLWVIEVLTPYEQLAHQAVRHAGTPIQAYCDLLEVRWLLSEQAGRDVGTNKALAALAGDVIPTDSAAKMAVAEVPTAPFPVLDPD; encoded by the coding sequence ATGCGCCCGCCCGAGTTGCGGCTTCGGGCACCGACCCCGGGTCTGCTCGGATTGCCTTGGGACCGGCCACTTTCGGAGTGGGTGGTGCCCGAGGTGCCGCTGCGGGACATCGCGGTCGGCGCGAGTCGGCACCTGGTGAAGTTCGTCGACGCCGACGGTCTGCTCTGGGCGGTGAAGGACATGCCGCCACGGATCGCGGCCAAGGAGTACGACGTCCTGCGGCGCCTGGAGGAGATGGGCCTGCCCGCGGTACACCCGGCGGGCCTGGTGCTGCAGCCCGAGTTCGAGACGGCGATCCTGGTGACGCGCTACCTCGAGGGGTCCTGGCAGTACCGCCGGCTGTTCATGCGGTTGCCGCCGGACCAGCCGCGCCACCGGGCCCGGCTGCTCGACGCGATGGCCGGCCTGCTGGTGGAGCTGCACCGGCACGGGGTGTTCTGGGGTGACTGCTCGCTGGCGAACACCCTGTTCTCGCGCGACGGCCAGCTGCTGCAGGCCTGGCTCGTCGACGCCGAGACCTCCGAGATCCATCCGACGCTGAGTCGCGGCCAGCGCAGGCACGATCTGGAGATCATGGTGGAGAACGTCGCCGAGGGCCTCGTCGACCTCGCCGAGCGGCTGGGCCTCCCCGAGGAGATGCATCAGACGTTGATCGCGGAGGCCGAACAGGTCCAGGCCCGGTACGAGACGCTGTGGGAGCTACTGCACGCCGAGCCGGTGTTCGGTTTCAACGACCGCTACCGCGTCGAGGGCACCATCCGTCGGCTCAACGAATTGGGTTTCGCCGTCGACGAACTCGCGCTTCGACCCGACGCCGCCGACCCCAGCCGGATGCGGGTGCGCGTCGCGGTCGGCGACCGCCGCTACCACGCCCAGCACCTTCGGGACCTCACGGGTCTGGACGTCGGTGAGGGACAGGCGGCGATCCTGCTCGGCGATCTGCACGCGTATCAGGCGCAGCTGTGCCTCGAGGCGGGCCACGACGTCGACGAGTCGACGGCCGCGCGGCTGTGGGTCATCGAGGTGCTGACCCCGTATGAGCAACTGGCACACCAGGCCGTGCGCCATGCCGGCACCCCGATTCAGGCGTACTGCGATCTGCTGGAAGTGCGCTGGCTGCTCAGCGAGCAGGCCGGCCGCGACGTCGGCACCAACAAGGCGCTCGCGGCGCTGGCCGGCGACGTCATTCCGACCGACTCGGCGGCGAAGATGGCCGTCGCCGAGGTGCCCACCGCGCCGTTCCCGGTACTCGACCCCGATTGA
- a CDS encoding ABC transporter ATP-binding protein, which yields MAAITYKNASCIYEGSDKLAVDNLNLDIQDGEFIVLVGPSGSGKSTALRMLAGLEDIDEGSIEIGGKDMTGVPSKDRDIAMVFQNYALYPNKTVAENMGFALKLRGVPADERRRKVEEAAKVLDLTEHLDRKPAKLSGGQRQRVAMGRAIVREPQVFCMDEPLSNLDAKLRVQTRTQIAALQRRLGTTTVYVTHDQVEAMTMGDRVAVLRFGKLQQFASPNELYDRPANSFVAGFIGSPAMNLFTAPITSDGVKLGDSTFELERDHLSTLSGLGLTEVTVGVRPEQLEIADSGGVEVVVDLVEDLGSEAYVYAHASGVELVARSNPRTAPRLADTVRLRRHPDGAVHLFHPQSGERIN from the coding sequence ATGGCTGCAATCACGTACAAGAACGCGTCCTGCATCTACGAGGGGTCGGACAAGCTCGCGGTCGACAACCTCAACCTCGACATCCAGGACGGTGAATTCATCGTCCTGGTCGGTCCATCGGGCTCGGGCAAGAGCACGGCACTGCGCATGCTGGCCGGACTCGAGGACATCGACGAGGGCAGCATCGAGATCGGTGGCAAGGACATGACGGGCGTGCCGTCCAAGGACCGCGACATCGCGATGGTGTTCCAGAACTATGCGCTGTACCCCAACAAGACGGTCGCGGAGAACATGGGCTTCGCGCTCAAGCTGCGCGGGGTGCCCGCCGACGAACGGCGCAGGAAGGTCGAGGAGGCCGCCAAGGTCCTCGACCTGACCGAGCACCTGGACCGCAAGCCGGCCAAGCTGTCCGGCGGTCAGCGTCAGCGCGTGGCGATGGGGCGCGCCATCGTCCGTGAGCCACAGGTGTTCTGCATGGACGAGCCACTGAGCAACCTCGACGCCAAGCTGCGCGTGCAGACCCGCACCCAGATCGCCGCGCTGCAGCGCCGCCTCGGCACCACCACCGTCTACGTCACCCACGATCAGGTGGAGGCGATGACGATGGGCGACCGGGTTGCGGTGCTGCGCTTCGGCAAGCTGCAGCAGTTCGCCTCGCCCAACGAGCTCTACGACCGCCCGGCGAACTCGTTCGTCGCCGGCTTCATCGGATCGCCCGCCATGAACCTGTTCACCGCGCCGATCACGTCCGACGGCGTCAAGCTGGGGGACTCGACGTTCGAGCTCGAACGCGACCACCTGTCGACGCTGAGCGGGCTGGGACTGACCGAGGTCACCGTCGGCGTCCGCCCCGAGCAACTCGAGATCGCCGACTCCGGTGGCGTCGAAGTCGTCGTCGACCTGGTCGAGGATCTCGGCAGCGAGGCGTACGTCTACGCGCATGCCAGCGGTGTCGAGCTGGTGGCCCGGTCCAACCCGCGCACGGCGCCCAGGTTGGCCGACACCGTGCGGCTGCGTCGGCACCCCGACGGCGCGGTGCACCTGTTCCACCCGCAGTCGGGTGAACGCATCAACTGA
- a CDS encoding carbohydrate ABC transporter permease produces the protein MTTTAQRATATTDAAPKTKKKSRKLSPWGVVAWLVGLGFFFPVFWMVLTSFKQESDAATNPPKLFFAPTLDQYSAVFAQGIGPAMLNSLFATAMSTILVLLLGVPAAFALSLRPVRKTSDALFFFMSTKMLPVVAAILPLYVIVSNLGLLDNIWALVVLYTSMNLPIAIWMMRSFFLEVPGELLEAASLDGASLGRSVREVILPLVSPGIAATALICVIFAWNEFFLAVNLTAVNAQTMPVYLVGFIAGEGQYWAVLSAAATMAALPVILCGWFAQNKLVRGLSFGAIK, from the coding sequence ATGACGACGACAGCGCAAAGGGCAACGGCGACAACCGATGCCGCGCCCAAGACCAAGAAGAAGTCGAGGAAGCTCAGTCCGTGGGGGGTGGTGGCCTGGCTCGTCGGACTCGGGTTCTTCTTCCCCGTGTTCTGGATGGTGCTGACGTCGTTCAAGCAGGAGAGCGACGCGGCGACGAACCCGCCGAAGCTGTTCTTCGCGCCGACGCTGGACCAGTACTCCGCGGTGTTCGCCCAGGGCATCGGTCCCGCGATGCTCAATTCGCTCTTCGCCACGGCGATGTCGACGATCCTGGTGCTCCTGCTCGGCGTGCCTGCGGCGTTCGCCCTGTCGCTGCGACCGGTGCGCAAGACGTCGGACGCCCTGTTCTTCTTCATGAGCACGAAGATGCTGCCCGTCGTCGCCGCGATCCTGCCGTTGTACGTGATCGTGTCCAATCTCGGTCTGCTGGACAACATCTGGGCCCTGGTCGTCCTCTACACCTCGATGAACCTGCCGATCGCCATCTGGATGATGCGGTCGTTCTTCCTCGAGGTGCCCGGTGAACTGCTCGAGGCGGCCAGCCTCGACGGCGCGAGCCTGGGGCGGTCGGTGCGCGAGGTGATCCTGCCGCTGGTCTCACCCGGCATCGCGGCGACCGCACTCATCTGCGTGATCTTCGCGTGGAACGAGTTCTTCCTTGCGGTCAACCTGACCGCGGTGAACGCCCAGACCATGCCGGTGTACCTCGTCGGCTTCATCGCCGGTGAGGGGCAGTACTGGGCCGTGCTGTCCGCGGCCGCCACGATGGCCGCGCTGCCCGTCATCCTGTGCGGTTGGTTCGCGCAGAACAAGCTCGTCCGTGGTCTTTCCTTCGGCGCCATCAAGTAA
- a CDS encoding carbohydrate ABC transporter permease: protein MTLTAETESDAGRGAVAERVRKIRAAQEVGVSRAEGWRRRGPLLPALIFMIAVTQVPFLFTLYYSTLSWNLVRPGSRQFVGLSNYVAVVQDSQFWSVAGNTVILIVGTVLISALIGLLVALLLDRAFLGRGVVRTLLITPFLITPVAGALIWKTTILDPNNGILNWLLSLIGISPVDWIGQFPLTMVMVELIWQWTPFMMLLILAGLTSMPRDQLEAGRVDGATAFQLFRELTLPHLRRFIELGVVLGAVYLVNTFDAIFMMTQGGPGVASANLPFYIYQRAFLGFDMGQAAAMGVVVVIFTMIIASFALRLIFKSFSGKEEAV, encoded by the coding sequence ATGACACTGACTGCTGAAACCGAATCGGACGCCGGTAGGGGAGCGGTGGCCGAACGGGTCCGCAAGATCCGGGCCGCGCAGGAGGTCGGCGTGAGCCGCGCCGAGGGCTGGCGCCGGCGCGGACCGCTGCTGCCGGCGCTGATCTTCATGATCGCCGTCACGCAGGTGCCCTTCCTGTTCACCCTCTACTACTCGACGCTGTCCTGGAACCTGGTACGTCCCGGGTCGCGGCAATTCGTCGGGTTGAGCAACTACGTCGCCGTGGTCCAGGACAGCCAATTCTGGTCGGTGGCAGGCAATACCGTGATCCTGATCGTCGGCACCGTACTGATCTCGGCGCTCATCGGCCTGCTGGTCGCGCTGCTGCTGGATCGCGCGTTCCTCGGCCGCGGCGTCGTCCGGACGCTGTTGATCACGCCGTTCCTGATCACCCCCGTTGCGGGAGCCCTGATCTGGAAGACGACGATCCTCGATCCCAACAACGGCATCCTGAACTGGCTGCTCTCACTGATCGGCATCAGTCCGGTCGACTGGATCGGCCAGTTTCCGCTGACGATGGTGATGGTCGAATTGATCTGGCAGTGGACGCCTTTCATGATGCTGCTGATCCTGGCGGGCCTGACGTCGATGCCCCGCGACCAGCTCGAGGCGGGTCGGGTCGACGGTGCCACCGCGTTCCAGCTCTTCCGCGAGTTGACGCTGCCCCACCTGCGGCGCTTCATCGAACTCGGCGTCGTGCTCGGCGCGGTCTACCTGGTCAACACCTTCGATGCGATCTTCATGATGACGCAGGGCGGTCCGGGTGTCGCCAGCGCGAACCTGCCGTTCTACATCTACCAGCGCGCGTTCCTCGGCTTCGACATGGGCCAGGCCGCGGCCATGGGCGTGGTGGTCGTCATCTTCACGATGATCATCGCCAGCTTCGCACTCCGGTTGATCTTCAAGTCGTTCAGTGGCAAGGAAGAGGCGGTCTAG
- a CDS encoding ABC transporter substrate-binding protein — protein sequence MRATRTVLRKLGVCTAAAGLLVTAGCSGAGSLGTSANEVTIALVSNSQMTDAQKLSPEFEKANPGVKLKFISLSENQARAKITMSTAMGGSQFDVAMISNFETPQWAKDGWLLNLSDYAKNTPGYDLDDFIPSLRDSLSYEGNMYSVPFYGESSFLMYRKDIFQQAGITINPDPSYQPTWQEVAGWADKLKTSNRAGICLRGKPGWGEILAPLDTVINTFGGRWFDDKWNAQLNSPQVKNAVNFYVDTIKKSGELGASSTGFQECANLFGQGQTAMWYDATSAVSVLEDPKTYPDLVGKIGYLPAPIVEKPNSGWLYTWALGIPKAAKNPDGAWKFISWMTSKEYMKLVGEKLGWARVPPGSRTSTYTQLPQYEAISKSYGPLTLQSITNATPNKPTVQPVPYTGVQFVGIPEFQDLGTRVSQQISAAIAGQQSVDAAMDQSQKYAEVVGKSYQEK from the coding sequence ATGAGAGCGACACGAACGGTGCTACGCAAGCTGGGGGTATGCACCGCCGCCGCCGGTCTGCTGGTGACGGCGGGCTGTTCGGGGGCCGGCAGCCTGGGGACGTCGGCGAACGAGGTGACCATCGCGCTGGTGTCCAACTCGCAGATGACGGATGCGCAGAAGCTGTCACCGGAGTTCGAGAAGGCCAATCCCGGCGTCAAGCTGAAGTTCATCTCGCTGTCGGAGAACCAGGCGCGGGCGAAGATCACCATGTCGACCGCGATGGGGGGCAGCCAGTTCGACGTCGCGATGATCAGCAACTTCGAGACCCCGCAGTGGGCGAAAGATGGCTGGCTGCTTAATCTCTCGGACTACGCGAAGAACACGCCCGGCTACGACCTCGACGACTTCATCCCGTCGCTGCGGGACTCGCTGTCCTACGAGGGCAACATGTACTCGGTGCCGTTCTACGGCGAGTCGTCGTTCCTGATGTACCGCAAGGACATTTTCCAGCAGGCCGGCATCACGATCAATCCGGATCCGAGCTACCAGCCCACATGGCAGGAGGTCGCCGGCTGGGCCGACAAGCTGAAGACGAGCAACCGCGCGGGAATCTGCCTGCGCGGCAAGCCCGGCTGGGGGGAGATCCTGGCACCGCTGGACACCGTCATCAACACCTTCGGCGGACGGTGGTTCGACGACAAGTGGAACGCGCAGCTCAACAGCCCGCAGGTCAAGAACGCCGTCAACTTCTACGTCGACACCATCAAGAAGTCCGGTGAATTGGGCGCGTCGTCAACGGGTTTCCAGGAGTGCGCCAACCTCTTCGGTCAGGGCCAGACGGCGATGTGGTACGACGCGACGTCGGCGGTGTCGGTCCTCGAGGATCCCAAGACTTACCCAGACCTCGTCGGCAAGATCGGGTACCTGCCCGCCCCGATCGTCGAGAAGCCCAACTCGGGTTGGCTCTACACCTGGGCGCTGGGCATCCCCAAGGCGGCCAAGAACCCCGACGGCGCATGGAAGTTCATCTCGTGGATGACCAGCAAGGAGTACATGAAGCTGGTCGGTGAGAAGCTCGGCTGGGCCCGGGTGCCACCGGGCAGCCGGACCTCTACGTATACCCAGTTGCCGCAGTACGAGGCGATCTCGAAGTCCTACGGCCCGTTGACGTTGCAGTCGATCACCAATGCGACGCCGAACAAGCCGACGGTGCAACCGGTTCCGTACACCGGCGTGCAGTTCGTGGGCATACCCGAGTTCCAGGATCTCGGCACCCGGGTCAGCCAGCAGATCAGCGCCGCCATCGCCGGACAGCAGTCGGTCGACGCGGCCATGGATCAATCGCAGAAGTACGCCGAGGTCGTCGGCAAGAGCTATCAGGAGAAGTGA
- a CDS encoding sugar-binding transcriptional regulator: MAESAADAGPQGRVTPEDLRLALRAATLYYLDGLTQAEIAGKLGVSRPTAGRLIARAKARGLVRIEVVVPPTLKDDLHADEERLIEERFGLTEAVVSGHLGRAAGALLMRRLSENDVLGFTWGPEQVAAVTALTPGVASCRTVVQLDGAMSTAAYQTGMEFILSRGADMLRANAMRLPAPLYADPSTVVSMRSDSVISRTLEAGRRADTMLFGVGSVSTSTTLFEGSFLDTRMLDELVSLGAVGEIGGRFFDANGAPVVTELAHRAVSVPLEDIRNCAKTILVCSGPPKHQATLAALRGGLAKLLVCDIDCARWLVNQ; this comes from the coding sequence GTGGCCGAGTCGGCGGCCGACGCGGGCCCCCAGGGCCGGGTGACACCGGAGGACCTCCGCCTCGCGCTGCGGGCCGCCACCCTCTACTACCTCGATGGGCTGACGCAGGCGGAGATCGCCGGCAAGCTCGGCGTCTCGCGCCCGACGGCCGGTCGGTTGATCGCCAGGGCCAAGGCCAGGGGGCTGGTGCGCATCGAGGTCGTCGTGCCGCCGACGTTGAAGGACGACCTGCACGCCGACGAGGAACGGTTGATCGAAGAGCGGTTCGGTCTGACCGAGGCCGTCGTCAGTGGGCATCTAGGCCGCGCGGCGGGAGCGCTGCTCATGCGCCGCCTCTCCGAGAACGACGTCCTCGGATTCACCTGGGGGCCCGAACAGGTCGCCGCCGTCACCGCGCTCACCCCCGGCGTCGCGAGCTGCCGCACGGTCGTCCAACTCGACGGCGCGATGTCGACCGCCGCCTATCAGACCGGGATGGAGTTCATCCTCAGTCGCGGAGCAGATATGTTGCGCGCCAACGCAATGCGACTGCCCGCGCCGCTCTACGCCGACCCGTCGACGGTGGTGTCGATGCGCAGCGACTCGGTCATCTCGCGGACGCTGGAGGCCGGTCGGCGGGCCGACACCATGCTGTTCGGCGTCGGGTCGGTCAGCACCTCCACGACCCTGTTCGAGGGCAGCTTCCTGGATACCAGGATGCTCGACGAACTGGTCTCACTCGGTGCCGTCGGCGAGATCGGCGGCCGGTTCTTCGACGCCAACGGCGCGCCCGTCGTCACGGAGTTGGCGCACCGCGCGGTGTCGGTGCCACTGGAGGACATCCGCAACTGCGCCAAGACCATTCTGGTGTGCAGCGGACCGCCCAAGCACCAGGCGACCCTGGCTGCGTTGCGCGGCGGGCTGGCCAAGCTGTTGGTATGCGACATCGATTGCGCACGTTGGCTTGTGAATCAGTGA
- a CDS encoding mannitol dehydrogenase family protein, which translates to MKLDNASLAEIPIAKPSYDRSEIGIGIVHFGVGGFHRAHQAMYLDRLLEAGKAREWGICGVGVLPGDRRMADVMADQDCLYTLILMNPDGSRDARVIGSIVDYRYAPADPESVVELIAAPTTRIVSLTITEGGYVIDNAGPDSVFGLVTAALARRRERGLPSPTIVSCDNIEGNGDVARQAFTAYAATAHPDLVDWMTEHTRFPNSMVDRITPVTTPDVIESLAAEYGVDDQWPVAAEPFTAWVLDDDFSDGRPPYEDVGVLLVEDVTPYELMKLRLLNAGHQALCYFAYLAGYRLVADAAGDPLFAEFLRQYMDDEATPTLRPVPGIDLPEFKKTAIDRFANPSVRDTIVRLCYGSSDRIPQWLVPVIRENLKSGAPVRLSAAVVASWARYAEGVDEQGEPIDVQDQLADTLVPLAKSQLEHPTAFIENTALFGDLATQQRFVDAYLWALDSLHRDGARATLEALVAGTS; encoded by the coding sequence ATGAAACTCGACAACGCGTCCCTGGCCGAGATCCCCATCGCGAAGCCGTCCTACGACCGCAGCGAGATCGGGATCGGCATCGTCCACTTCGGCGTCGGCGGATTCCACCGCGCGCACCAGGCGATGTACCTCGACCGCCTGCTCGAGGCGGGCAAGGCACGCGAGTGGGGCATCTGCGGGGTCGGCGTGCTGCCGGGTGATCGCAGGATGGCCGACGTCATGGCCGACCAGGACTGCCTCTACACACTCATCCTGATGAACCCCGACGGCAGCCGCGACGCGCGCGTCATCGGATCCATCGTCGACTACCGCTACGCGCCAGCGGATCCCGAGTCCGTCGTCGAACTGATCGCCGCGCCGACCACGCGCATCGTCTCGCTGACGATCACCGAGGGCGGCTACGTGATCGACAACGCAGGCCCGGACAGCGTCTTCGGGTTGGTGACCGCGGCCCTCGCGCGGCGCCGGGAGCGCGGGTTGCCGTCGCCGACCATCGTGTCCTGCGACAACATCGAGGGCAACGGCGACGTCGCACGCCAGGCGTTCACCGCCTACGCCGCCACGGCGCACCCCGACCTCGTCGACTGGATGACCGAACACACGCGCTTCCCCAACTCGATGGTCGACCGCATCACGCCGGTCACCACCCCCGACGTGATCGAGAGTCTGGCCGCCGAATACGGCGTCGACGACCAGTGGCCCGTCGCCGCGGAGCCGTTCACGGCCTGGGTGCTCGACGACGACTTCTCCGACGGCCGTCCCCCGTACGAGGACGTGGGCGTGCTCCTCGTCGAGGACGTCACGCCGTACGAGCTGATGAAGCTGCGCCTGCTCAACGCGGGCCATCAAGCCCTCTGCTACTTCGCCTACCTGGCCGGCTACCGACTGGTCGCCGACGCCGCCGGCGACCCGCTGTTCGCCGAATTCCTGCGCCAGTACATGGATGACGAGGCGACGCCGACACTTCGACCCGTGCCGGGCATCGACCTGCCCGAGTTCAAGAAGACGGCGATCGACCGCTTCGCCAACCCCAGCGTGCGCGACACCATCGTCCGGCTCTGCTACGGCTCCTCGGACCGCATCCCGCAGTGGCTGGTCCCCGTCATCAGGGAGAACCTGAAGAGCGGTGCGCCCGTGCGACTCTCGGCGGCCGTCGTTGCCAGCTGGGCACGCTACGCCGAGGGCGTCGACGAACAGGGCGAGCCCATCGACGTGCAGGACCAGCTCGCGGATACCCTTGTCCCGCTTGCCAAGTCACAGCTCGAGCACCCCACCGCCTTCATCGAGAACACCGCGCTGTTCGGTGACCTGGCCACGCAGCAGCGCTTCGTCGATGCCTACCTGTGGGCACTGGACTCGCTGCACCGCGACGGCGCCCGCGCGACGCTCGAAGCACTGGTGGCAGGCACGTCGTGA